The following is a genomic window from Neodiprion pinetum isolate iyNeoPine1 chromosome 3, iyNeoPine1.2, whole genome shotgun sequence.
TTTGATAACATTTTGCGCCATCGTGCGAACACGGGTAACGAGCAGCAACTTCACCTCGGTAAGGATTAACGCATATACTTATAACCTTCGTTTCGGACGGTGCGCCTGCGTAGCTGGCCTTTACGCATCGTCCAGAAAACATCGACCTATTCCGTCTacctatctctctctctctctcggccCCTTGACGCCCGGCCACCCTTGACGCCTCTGACCGAGGATGCCGGCGGTCATTATCATCGCCGTGTTAAGCCCACGTTCAAAACACGACGACTGGATCGAAGCGATTGATTGCTGGACCTACTCGATAGCGATGCGATACGAATTAACGTGTGTCTGTGTATAGTTTCAGAGTCGCAGCGATTTCAAAATCTTATTCTCATCCGGCGGAAGCCAGTTGCTGATAATCCAATTTTACCGACGGAGTTACTTCCATGGTAATGCAGCTCGCTCGGCAAGGCGCGAATTCAGGGAATATTGACGGTTAGTGTTCATGAATTTCTGCAGGTGTCCGGTGCGCGAATAATGGACCTCGATTTTTCAGTATAAATTCAGGTAAATAAATATCTCATATTTCTATACCGTCGCAGCAGCAATTTCATGTGGTAAATATGTTCTACATTATCTGCTGTGGTGGTAAGTACGGATCGGTGgcagaaatttatttatcgctaaccgattatttcatgaattcatttttttgcaaGTAGAGTTATTTAGTTTGCGGTTTGGTTTCTACAAACTTTAAAGAAATGAACTTACTTCAAGCATCAGATAATTTCGTTGATTCAGCGTGTTtaaggtgaaatttttattgcgGAAAATCACGCCGTTATAAAGTTATTTTTCAGCTAGTagctgtaaaaaatattcgatttcCTCACTTATTGTCTACTTTCAAGGATGGTACAgacataaatttcaatttacagtAGCTAATATATTTTACTGCTGAAGCAAGTAATGATATATTTCTTACAGTCTAGATTGTCAACACGCAGCGATTACAAGAATCATATCTTGATGGCCAAAATAAGCTAATGCAGACTGTTGAGATCGGAAGAACATTTAAGATGACGATCGATGATCGTAGATTTTACTGACCATTTCGATCAAAGTTGCACAACATCGAACCCGAAGTACAAATTCTATTTGGCCTAGAAAGTGGATGGATCCGAAATCCGAATCCGATCTGGCATCGTAATATTTCGGTGTAAGGTTGACACTGTCTCTGGGAAGCGAACTTACCGATATATTCACGACCGGATTCACCGAAGATCAAGCCTCTCAATCCTCCGATGAACTCAAATTTTCAGATCGAAAAATATGTTCTTTCTCACTGtaatgtgaaaatcaattcTATTCTAAGTGATggagaattgaattatttcatcacCCACAGAGCCATTcgttttgatgaaaaaaaaaaatgttgtaatcGAAGGCAAGATTCTCGAAGAATTTTCCGCGGGTATCACAATTCTCCCTGCTAATGCGAAAGAAGTGATGAAAACTTGCGAAGAAAAATCAGCTACATTTGgataaaatgttatttttcaatatttgcaaATGTGTGCGTAACTTTGAGAATATTTGTTGGATcgacatgaaattttctgtgtaTATAGGTActtgaatatatattattaggATTTATTGACATTtatgttaattaattaacgagTAAGCATTACGCATATTTTACAAGGTACGATGAACATAGCacattcttttctttatcgaTGTATAAAACACGAGCCGTATTaaagtttaaaattcattcgttcatcCGGTtcatcattcattcattccatgtgttaattcttgaaaatgatatatattgttaaaattgtaaataattgtctTTTCATCGATGCACTTGACTCTTGGATTTCACTgagtttattttgtttcttttaaatcgtttctcttcaatttttacgtGGTTTTTGTAGTTTTTGCTTTTTAGTTTCGAAATGTCTATCTCGATGGTAACTTTGCTTTAACAACACATTAGTCGATCTTCGATATCCGATGTGCGATTACCGAGACGGGAACCTCCGTACCTCGTTCCTCCAAGAGAGTCGTTGTTCAAGAGAGCCGTTTCTTCTGAATATAGTCGAAATTGATGAAGAAACACACCACGTGTCCCCACTCCATGGATCAGATTCTGATCACCTCTCGTTGTGTCTATTTGGCGGGTATATtcgaattattaaaatatgtacattgcgaaaatcaaattaaaaaaaaaaatcgatttttgagAAATCCTAATTGCGTATAAGCCCTTCGAACGAAAATCACAAAGTtataagagaaataaaaaccgTCGTTTTTCGTTGGTCACAGTATGTCAATCGCGAAATGAGGTTCtacgtaattattattagaaGTTAGGAAAGATTATTGGGAATTGATGATACTGCAAATCCAAATTTAACGGAATCTGGTTTagatttaatatattttcaataatttcttaCCCACTGCAGTATTTAAAATTCATCCGTCATTCGTCAAGTCAACTTTCGCTGAAACATTTATAACTATTTTACACAAATATGTAACtgtagaataaatttttttccgatcaacttttaaaataaacaaaatgcCTAGAAGTGTTacttatacatgtattatgtATTACGCGATATAACGGTAAGACAAAAATTCATTGTCTCAACTGAATCGTTCATTATGTCAAAAACTATAATAGTATCCATAAATCTAATAGTCATGCCGAAGCAGGTTGAAAGAATAATTGTTAAAGAGACAAAACAGCACACAAAACTGCTTGGTACAAATCCGAATTTTACTTAAATTATATACACCGATATTTGAACAATGCTTTGTGATACTTAAAGTCCCAAAATGTCGCTAGTTGTTCTGATCTTAAAGTCGGAATCTGAAGTCGAAAAATGATGAATCTAAATTCTAGGGTTAATTAAGCTTTATACTTATATGGATATGCAATCATCGTAAATGATATTGTGATGTTATAACCATCACGCTTCACACGCAGATCAGTTTATTTGGCAATTAATCGACATATTGaatcgacgttttttttttaaatggcacctaactgattgtgagagaaaagaataaccGCAAACACGCGAGACGAACTTTTTAATGATACGTATtaaagtaataattttatgtttcTATTTTCACTCTCAGGAATCATTTAATACTGTGCACTATTTTAATTTCGATTActcctattattattattattattgtttttgttattgttagcTCCGAATTAATCAAATCGGAACTACCCCCAAGCCCGTGGAGGAGTACTAGTAGGTCTgatttttatagatatttgccaaaaattgaaatcacttgaaggtaacgtcatgcaaatattgaaatttgcgTGAATTGTTCAATTAGACgttataaaaatgatattgTATGCACTAATCTATCGAAACTTGTTATTTATTGTCTGTAGTCTCCGttgaatttgattgaaattcatttttcgacacGAATGTTACGTACATGGTCAAGGAAACTTGACTGAAAATCTCAACGATTGTTGCgaaaattgttatattttgacgaaaatgagaaaaaaaaaaaaatatatttgcagGGCGTTGTAGGAATTGACGATGAATAGCCCTTTTGCAATACGAATTTGTCAATATTCGTGACCAAGCGGTTTTTTCGATGAAGAATTCGTTGGAGGAGATCAAGGAAGGAATAAATGCATGGTTAGCGTTCGATTACGGCGACGTTTCGGTGCTTGGAAATGTTATTTTATAACCGAAACGTCGCCCTAATCAAATGTCAATCAGGCATTTATTCCTTCCTTGACCTTCTCGGAAAAATTCTGCATCGTAATTTATTAATGAAATGCGGAAGATTTCTGTAATATTTTGGAAAGATCTtgataaagaaattaaagaaatagtTTCCAGGCCATCTCAGACGCGATATTAcgaaattttctacattttcgcTAAATACTCTGTATTTCTTTACACTTCTTTGAATGTTTCGGATAATCTCAAAATCTTTTTAGAGtttcgaaaagaaattttgtatGATTGTTTTGCAGAATATTTCTGCAAGAATTTCATCCGGGTCATGTTGTAAATTTATGGAAAATACATTACCCTGAGTTTTTTAGAGTAGAAGGTTATAACTTGGGCCCATGTTTGAAGTATACGTGGTATGTTTGCCCTCAATAATtccaatttattattcattcaactTCTTCAACTTCTCGATGCGTATGAGAGGTGCCTAATTGAAAACCTATAGCTGAGTTTAATCAGAAAATAAAGCGCCAATATCGAGGCACAAATACAGTCGTGTAAATTGAATCACTCTAATTTCGCGACATTGAATTTgcgattaattaattaaccgtAAAATAGGTTACAAGTACAGGTTTTATCATTTATACACGATCCACTTGGTCCAATATGTTCACGGACATCAGACAGCGTCTCCGAACTTTAAGGATGtcacatttgaaaatttataaataatttgagTGATATTACGAAGACTTCAATAGTTGTTTGGCTGTGAATGAAGAACGACTACGTGATCTTTAAAGACCCCTACAGGCGAGCGGTTTGAGTGAACACTTACCGGTAAgtaaatttgtaatatttttaaaactcgCCGAGCAACTGAgaaagaatataattttcaatacgaTCTATTCCGATTTCTTTATCCGACAATTCGAATAAAAACGTGTTTGAAGAAGGTGGATCCGAATATCCCAACAActgaaaaagaatagaaacggAACGATTAGCAGAATTATGGATCCCGTTTCTTTGGTTTACCGATTTAAGCATGTTTTGTTCCAATGAGTAACTGTTCGTTTTAGTCCGTTTATTCGTTTATATTCGATTTTATCTGTTCTTTTCCATTCCGTCCTATCCGCGACAAACCCACCCAACCCAGCCTATTCGTTTCGATTATTCAATTGGAATAGGGGATTGCAATTTCCAATCCGATTCTGTTCATTCCACCCGAATCAGTTAGTTTCAAAGAATACGATTCATCCGAATCcgattcgtatttttcttttttattcgaaacgaATTCATTCGGATGGAAACAACAGAATCGGATTTGAAACTGCAATCCTCtattttaaatgaataattgaaacgaataGACTGTGTTAGGTGGGATTGTCGCGGATAGGACGGGATAGGAAAGAACAGATAAAATCGAATATAAAGGAATAAACAGATTAAAAGGAACAGTTTCtcattgaaatgaaacatGCTCAATTCGGTAACCTAAACGAACAGGGTCCATAATTCTGCTGATCGTTccgtttctattctttttcagTTGCTGGGTCTACACCCAGAGAATTTTATGGGAAAAATTCATGTACCTCGTACAGTAATTGTGAGATATTCTGGCATTATTGCGATCTATCCTATATTTATAGTCAGTCAGGGGTAGTATAAGTATATAACAAACCAGTATacatttctctcagtgtattcAGTGTTTCCTGTGACGTATGCAGATGAATATGATTCAAAAGggaatattatacatgcaaAGATAATATTTGGTGTTACTTATAAAACTTTGATTTTAGTactgggagaaaaaaaaaaaaataacatttaagTTATTTTCCTGCTGTTTGAACAAATTTGCGGCCTTCAAACGCGAGATGATGCAACGATGTTTCCTAGTGTTGATTTGGTGGATACAAGCAGGTGAATATACTTCCAAGAAAAAATCCTAATTAacattaaatgaataattcaggttttcgtcaCGCATGAACTGGCAGTTTATTTTAAATGCATcgtttaaatttcttttatcagtcatcatttattcattattacgACAAAagatgatggaaaaaaaaacaacaaaaaacgtATCGAATAAAAGTAGATATATCATCTTCAATCATTCGTGTTTCATTGTTCAATACAAGATTATAAACACTCCTGCCGTGGAAAGAAGAATCTCAGTATTTTGCCAATGGTCTTGATCGCGGTTATGAATTCATCGCAATTAAGTGATTATCCCAATAACCGATCGCTAAAGTAGACGATAATGCTCCATAAATCAGTCCATCAAGAAAGTGTTCAGGTACTCAAAATACGTCTTGTAATATTTCCAGCGCAGTCCTCTCCGTGTGCACATCGATACTATGGAAATGATTACACAGTGTGCGTGTGTAATTCTACATATTGCGACAGTATTCCAGAATATGATTTTTCGAGTGCCAGTTCGTACATCCGATTCACGTCTGATAAGGCCGGCCAAAGGTTCGAGAAGTCTGAGGGTTTTTTCAGTTATGAAACGACACCGGAATGTAGTACccgtttatttatacattctACAAATCTCTATCAAACTATTCAGGGGTTCGGAGGCGCTTTTACAGACTCAGCAGTGATGAACATAAAATCACTGAGCAAAGATGCGCAGGAAAATTTACTCAGGTACATATATACCAACTCAATTCCCTCCAGTTTACATCTAACAAAACTCTTTCCCGTGCAATAGTCGTTGCAAAATCTGCTGTCAGACATCAACTGTGAATAACAAGTATTGTAAGattaataataaagaaaaagaaaaaaaacgtccaTATTTTCAGCGCGTATTTCAGCATGAAAGGGAGCAGGTACAACCTGGGACGTGTTCCCATTGGTGGCACTGACTTCTCCTCCAGGGAATATACCTACAGCGATAACTCCGATGAAAAGACGTCGAAACTGAACTTTAGCCTGTCAGGGGAAGAATACGAGGGGAAAATTCCGTTGTTAAAAAAAGCTCTTGAACTGAATCCGGAACTCAGATTGATCGCAGCGCCATGGACAGCGCCACCGTGGATGAAGACGAATAATGATTACGTTAACGGTATGTGTCTTTCGATTTTTGAATCGCTTATAGTAGTGTGTCTGTAACGTTGAATCGGGCCACTGATGAAATATTGCAGATACACTAACGTAGCACGGGAATGTTTACTAGAAACTCATGGAATTTATATTTCCAGGATCGTTGAAGGAAGAGTACTACCAGATGTACACCGATTACCTCTTAACGTTCCTGGAAGAGTACCGAGACCAAGGATTGGGAATGTGGGCGATCTCGACAGGAAATGAGCCGATCACCGAGTACCTAAAATATGTCCGTATCAACTCTATGTCTTGGACGCCAGCCGCCATGGCGACGTGGGTTTCCCGTAACCTAGGCCCAACGTTAAGCAAGTCAAGACATAATCAGACTCTGATATTCGGTCTAGACGACAATAGAGGCCACTTGACCTCTTTCTTTGAGGAATTCCTGAGTTACGAATCTTGCACGAATTATATAACCGGGACCGCTATTCATTGGTATCAAGACGACACGACTTCCGCAAGTTTGCTTGATCAAACCCATTATAAGTTTCCCGAAAAACTCCTCATGCTGACCGAAGCCTCCATAAGTGAGTTATAACGTAACATTTTGTGTACGCATAACCATGTGTCTGACGCTTATAACGTACCGACTGTTCCCAACAGTACCTGATACTACAAAATCGAAGAAACCTGTCTCTTTGGGGTCTTGGGACCGAGGGGAACGATACATGCTGAATATAATTGAAGTACGTATTTAATATCAATACTGTCGACGCGACGGTGAGTTTGTGTTGAACAATGCGAATTCGAATCAGGGTCACATGATATCAATGACCAAACGCTATCATCGTTCGTACACCATGCACGGTATTAGCAGGTACGAGAGTTTCAACATTCATTCGACAATATGCAGCCGTCAACGAGAGCTCGTTCACTCAaggaaattataaatttgacAGTTGGAATTGAAATTGCGAATCAAAACGACTtaagtaaatgaatgaaataatcTTCGGGACAGCGAGGAATCAACCAAGATAACTGATATCATATGGAAACCGTTACGAATTACTTGAAATCAGGTGTTGGTGCTAAAAAATCTCACGACAATTGTTGAAAACAATGTAAAATGGAGTGGGTCTTGCGGTTAACATCAAAATATGGTTTCAGTTCGATAAGATTCTATCAATTTCCACCTCATCAGCCGCTATCGTTGATTTCCAGTTGACCATGTGATTTCCACTTATGTtcagtggttttttttttacttactatgattttttccaatccgtaaatcaatgaaaatcgCCTAGCGTGATGAAAAATCAGGGGTAGCATCGGAAATCAATGGAAACCGCTTGGTCTAATGGAAATCCATGGGAATCACATGATAAGGTAGAAATTAATAGAAAGCAATCAAAATCAATGTTCATAAATAGGAACCATTCATTTGATTTGCAATAAGTGAACTGCTCTTGGTCATTAATATAAGTATTTGGTAAATTAACAATCGCTTCCCTGTAACGCAATTCTCAATTGTGAAGAATCTGGAACACTGGGTCGCCGGTTGGCTGGACTGGAATTTCGTTCTAAACCAAGATGGCGGACCTTCCTGGGCTAGAAATTACGTAGACGCCTCAATTATCGTGAACCCAGTCGCAGATGAATTTTACAAACAGCCGATGTTCTACGCCATAGCCCATTTCAGCAGCTTTATCCCGCGAAATTCCGTAAGGATAGAAGTTTCTCAATACAATCAATCCACTGGTATCAAATCCGTGGCTTTCCTAACGCCGAACAACGAAATTGTTGTTGTGATCTCCAATACGTAAGTGAATGACCTCGTGTtataggaataaaaaaaaaatatttccatacTTTTCCACCATAAATATCCCGTGCTCTGGTGAAAATAACTTGTACGCCTAACTACGAATTTGATTTTACGATCAAGGGAATTAGAGCGtcgaaaaaaccgaaaatgCACTTTTTTCA
Proteins encoded in this region:
- the LOC124215361 gene encoding lysosomal acid glucosylceramidase-like, which translates into the protein MMQRCFLVLIWWIQAAQSSPCAHRYYGNDYTVCVCNSTYCDSIPEYDFSSASSYIRFTSDKAGQRFEKSEGFFSYETTPECSTRLFIHSTNLYQTIQGFGGAFTDSAVMNIKSLSKDAQENLLSAYFSMKGSRYNLGRVPIGGTDFSSREYTYSDNSDEKTSKLNFSLSGEEYEGKIPLLKKALELNPELRLIAAPWTAPPWMKTNNDYVNGSLKEEYYQMYTDYLLTFLEEYRDQGLGMWAISTGNEPITEYLKYVRINSMSWTPAAMATWVSRNLGPTLSKSRHNQTLIFGLDDNRGHLTSFFEEFLSYESCTNYITGTAIHWYQDDTTSASLLDQTHYKFPEKLLMLTEASIIPDTTKSKKPVSLGSWDRGERYMLNIIENLEHWVAGWLDWNFVLNQDGGPSWARNYVDASIIVNPVADEFYKQPMFYAIAHFSSFIPRNSVRIEVSQYNQSTGIKSVAFLTPNNEIVVVISNTSTKEQQVTIYDLHKGHISVRLEAKSFHTLIYKQLLCYQTNREYTLHRECKQNVRGPEKEEGKEK